A DNA window from Scomber japonicus isolate fScoJap1 chromosome 14, fScoJap1.pri, whole genome shotgun sequence contains the following coding sequences:
- the fam204a gene encoding protein FAM204A isoform X4, with amino-acid sequence MYSGLLPKGLTEEDLSPDDEEQTEGENCESSAEKRSSVGGNTGCMVEEQSSHTVTDADCESATCSLPGISQEMWQKFQDLRKKKEEMKPTEVPRRRRRRRKHKKGPDSEEPAETSRELQEEQEKPWDGLKQYFGVNDRFHPPACSKPPPKSGLEKSIEGAIAEGDIAKAEEMSDRLATRELAVKIAQAADCRDFVQRKQEEEALRAAQKRKRQIPWGFEAKKRWETKSNMGFM; translated from the exons ATGTACAGTGGACTCCTGCCGAAGGGTTTAACAGAAGAAGACCTCAGTCCAGATGACGAGGAGCAGACAGAGGGTGAAAACTGTGAGAGCTCTGCTGAAAAGCGGAGCTCTGTCGGGGGAAATACTGGCTGCATGGTGGAGGAACAATCCTCTCACACTGTCACTGATGCAGACTGTGAATCTGCGACATGCAGCCTGCCTGGTATATCCCAGGAAATGTGGCAA AAATTCCAAGATCTgcggaagaagaaagaagagatgaaGCCAACAGAGGtcccaagaagaagaagaagaagaagaaaacacaagaaag GACCAGACAGTGAGGAACCTGCAGAGACAAG CAGAGAGcttcaggaggagcaggagaagcCCTGGGATGGGCTTAAGCAGTATTTTGGTGTAAATGATCGATTTCATCCCCCCGCATGTTCCAAACCCCCTCCGAAG TCCGGCCTAGAAAAGAGCATAGAGGGGGCCATAGCTGAAGGGGACATTGCAAAGGCGGAGGAGATGAGCGACAGACTCGCCACTCGAGAG CTGGCTGTGAAAATCGCTCAAGCCGCTGATTGCCGAGACTTTGTGCAACgcaaacaggaagaggaagcttTGAGGGCAGCGCAGAAAAGGAAGAGGCAAATACCCTGGGG GTTTGAGGCGAAAAAACGATGGGAAACCAAAAGCAACATGGGCTTCAtgtga
- the fam204a gene encoding protein FAM204A isoform X5, with translation MYSGLLPKGLTEEDLSPDDEEQTEGENCESSAEKRSSVGGNTGCMVEEQSSHTVTDADCESATCSLPGISQEMWQKFQDLRKKKEEMKPTEVPRRRRRRRKHKKGPDSEEPAETRELQEEQEKPWDGLKQYFGVNDRFHPPACSKPPPKSGLEKSIEGAIAEGDIAKAEEMSDRLATRELAVKIAQAADCRDFVQRKQEEEALRAAQKRKRQIPWGFEAKKRWETKSNMGFM, from the exons ATGTACAGTGGACTCCTGCCGAAGGGTTTAACAGAAGAAGACCTCAGTCCAGATGACGAGGAGCAGACAGAGGGTGAAAACTGTGAGAGCTCTGCTGAAAAGCGGAGCTCTGTCGGGGGAAATACTGGCTGCATGGTGGAGGAACAATCCTCTCACACTGTCACTGATGCAGACTGTGAATCTGCGACATGCAGCCTGCCTGGTATATCCCAGGAAATGTGGCAA AAATTCCAAGATCTgcggaagaagaaagaagagatgaaGCCAACAGAGGtcccaagaagaagaagaagaagaagaaaacacaagaaag GACCAGACAGTGAGGAACCTGCAGAGACAAG AGAGcttcaggaggagcaggagaagcCCTGGGATGGGCTTAAGCAGTATTTTGGTGTAAATGATCGATTTCATCCCCCCGCATGTTCCAAACCCCCTCCGAAG TCCGGCCTAGAAAAGAGCATAGAGGGGGCCATAGCTGAAGGGGACATTGCAAAGGCGGAGGAGATGAGCGACAGACTCGCCACTCGAGAG CTGGCTGTGAAAATCGCTCAAGCCGCTGATTGCCGAGACTTTGTGCAACgcaaacaggaagaggaagcttTGAGGGCAGCGCAGAAAAGGAAGAGGCAAATACCCTGGGG GTTTGAGGCGAAAAAACGATGGGAAACCAAAAGCAACATGGGCTTCAtgtga
- the fam204a gene encoding protein FAM204A isoform X1 yields MYSGLLPKGLTEEDLSPDDEEQTEGENCESSAEKRSSVGGNTGCMVEEQSSHTVTDADCESATCSLPGISQEMWQKFQDLRKKKEEMKPTEVPRRRRRRRKHKKGVSANSAGFTTAGPDSEEPAETRELQEEQEKPWDGLKQYFGVNDRFHPPACSKPPPKSGLEKSIEGAIAEGDIAKAEEMSDRLATRELAVKIAQAADCRDFVQRKQEEEALRAAQKRKRQIPWGFEAKKRWETKSNMGFM; encoded by the exons ATGTACAGTGGACTCCTGCCGAAGGGTTTAACAGAAGAAGACCTCAGTCCAGATGACGAGGAGCAGACAGAGGGTGAAAACTGTGAGAGCTCTGCTGAAAAGCGGAGCTCTGTCGGGGGAAATACTGGCTGCATGGTGGAGGAACAATCCTCTCACACTGTCACTGATGCAGACTGTGAATCTGCGACATGCAGCCTGCCTGGTATATCCCAGGAAATGTGGCAA AAATTCCAAGATCTgcggaagaagaaagaagagatgaaGCCAACAGAGGtcccaagaagaagaagaagaagaagaaaacacaagaaaggTGTCAGTGCTAATTCAGCAGGGTTCACCACAG CAGGACCAGACAGTGAGGAACCTGCAGAGACAAG AGAGcttcaggaggagcaggagaagcCCTGGGATGGGCTTAAGCAGTATTTTGGTGTAAATGATCGATTTCATCCCCCCGCATGTTCCAAACCCCCTCCGAAG TCCGGCCTAGAAAAGAGCATAGAGGGGGCCATAGCTGAAGGGGACATTGCAAAGGCGGAGGAGATGAGCGACAGACTCGCCACTCGAGAG CTGGCTGTGAAAATCGCTCAAGCCGCTGATTGCCGAGACTTTGTGCAACgcaaacaggaagaggaagcttTGAGGGCAGCGCAGAAAAGGAAGAGGCAAATACCCTGGGG GTTTGAGGCGAAAAAACGATGGGAAACCAAAAGCAACATGGGCTTCAtgtga
- the fam204a gene encoding protein FAM204A isoform X2, with protein MYSGLLPKGLTEEDLSPDDEEQTEGENCESSAEKRSSVGGNTGCMVEEQSSHTVTDADCESATCSLPGISQEMWQKFQDLRKKKEEMKPTEVPRRRRRRRKHKKAGPDSEEPAETSRELQEEQEKPWDGLKQYFGVNDRFHPPACSKPPPKSGLEKSIEGAIAEGDIAKAEEMSDRLATRELAVKIAQAADCRDFVQRKQEEEALRAAQKRKRQIPWGFEAKKRWETKSNMGFM; from the exons ATGTACAGTGGACTCCTGCCGAAGGGTTTAACAGAAGAAGACCTCAGTCCAGATGACGAGGAGCAGACAGAGGGTGAAAACTGTGAGAGCTCTGCTGAAAAGCGGAGCTCTGTCGGGGGAAATACTGGCTGCATGGTGGAGGAACAATCCTCTCACACTGTCACTGATGCAGACTGTGAATCTGCGACATGCAGCCTGCCTGGTATATCCCAGGAAATGTGGCAA AAATTCCAAGATCTgcggaagaagaaagaagagatgaaGCCAACAGAGGtcccaagaagaagaagaagaagaagaaaacacaagaaag CAGGACCAGACAGTGAGGAACCTGCAGAGACAAG CAGAGAGcttcaggaggagcaggagaagcCCTGGGATGGGCTTAAGCAGTATTTTGGTGTAAATGATCGATTTCATCCCCCCGCATGTTCCAAACCCCCTCCGAAG TCCGGCCTAGAAAAGAGCATAGAGGGGGCCATAGCTGAAGGGGACATTGCAAAGGCGGAGGAGATGAGCGACAGACTCGCCACTCGAGAG CTGGCTGTGAAAATCGCTCAAGCCGCTGATTGCCGAGACTTTGTGCAACgcaaacaggaagaggaagcttTGAGGGCAGCGCAGAAAAGGAAGAGGCAAATACCCTGGGG GTTTGAGGCGAAAAAACGATGGGAAACCAAAAGCAACATGGGCTTCAtgtga
- the fam204a gene encoding protein FAM204A isoform X3, protein MYSGLLPKGLTEEDLSPDDEEQTEGENCESSAEKRSSVGGNTGCMVEEQSSHTVTDADCESATCSLPGISQEMWQKFQDLRKKKEEMKPTEVPRRRRRRRKHKKAGPDSEEPAETRELQEEQEKPWDGLKQYFGVNDRFHPPACSKPPPKSGLEKSIEGAIAEGDIAKAEEMSDRLATRELAVKIAQAADCRDFVQRKQEEEALRAAQKRKRQIPWGFEAKKRWETKSNMGFM, encoded by the exons ATGTACAGTGGACTCCTGCCGAAGGGTTTAACAGAAGAAGACCTCAGTCCAGATGACGAGGAGCAGACAGAGGGTGAAAACTGTGAGAGCTCTGCTGAAAAGCGGAGCTCTGTCGGGGGAAATACTGGCTGCATGGTGGAGGAACAATCCTCTCACACTGTCACTGATGCAGACTGTGAATCTGCGACATGCAGCCTGCCTGGTATATCCCAGGAAATGTGGCAA AAATTCCAAGATCTgcggaagaagaaagaagagatgaaGCCAACAGAGGtcccaagaagaagaagaagaagaagaaaacacaagaaag CAGGACCAGACAGTGAGGAACCTGCAGAGACAAG AGAGcttcaggaggagcaggagaagcCCTGGGATGGGCTTAAGCAGTATTTTGGTGTAAATGATCGATTTCATCCCCCCGCATGTTCCAAACCCCCTCCGAAG TCCGGCCTAGAAAAGAGCATAGAGGGGGCCATAGCTGAAGGGGACATTGCAAAGGCGGAGGAGATGAGCGACAGACTCGCCACTCGAGAG CTGGCTGTGAAAATCGCTCAAGCCGCTGATTGCCGAGACTTTGTGCAACgcaaacaggaagaggaagcttTGAGGGCAGCGCAGAAAAGGAAGAGGCAAATACCCTGGGG GTTTGAGGCGAAAAAACGATGGGAAACCAAAAGCAACATGGGCTTCAtgtga